The following are encoded in a window of Streptomyces sp. SAT1 genomic DNA:
- a CDS encoding aldehyde dehydrogenase family protein, whose amino-acid sequence MTSTTAFWLAGRQATGEDTFDVTSPWDGRTVGQVSVPTDAQVEEAVAAAHAVLEEFAGTPAHVRAAALDHVGKRLTERTEEIAQLISAENGKPVKWARGEVGRAVSVFRFAAEEARRFNGGEAQRLDTDGGGQGRLALTRRFPKGVVLGIAPFNFPLNLCAHKVAPAIAAGVPIILKPAPATPLSGLILGELLAETELPAGSWSVLPVSNDRMPALVQDERLPVISFTGSEKVGYAIMDSVPRKHCTLELGGNGAAVVLADWASDEDLDWAATRIATFSNYQGGQSCISVQRVIADAAVYDRLLPRVVAAVEAQVTGDPSDPKTDVGPLVSEDAARRVESWVREAADAGATVLTGGKRDGASYAPTVLTGVPADTTLAREEVFGPVLTVQKVNGEAEAFAAVNDSKYGLQAGVFTHDVQTAFRAHRALEVGGVVVGDVPSYRADQMPYGGAKQSGVGREGVRYAMDDYTYERVLVLTGLAL is encoded by the coding sequence ATGACATCCACCACCGCCTTCTGGCTCGCCGGCCGCCAGGCCACCGGCGAGGACACCTTCGACGTCACCTCCCCGTGGGACGGCCGGACCGTCGGGCAGGTCAGCGTGCCGACCGACGCCCAGGTCGAGGAGGCCGTGGCCGCCGCGCACGCCGTGCTGGAGGAGTTCGCCGGCACCCCGGCCCACGTACGCGCCGCCGCGCTCGACCACGTCGGCAAGCGGCTGACCGAGCGCACCGAGGAGATCGCGCAGCTGATCTCCGCCGAGAACGGCAAGCCGGTCAAGTGGGCGCGCGGCGAGGTCGGGCGTGCGGTGTCGGTGTTCCGGTTCGCCGCGGAGGAGGCCCGCCGGTTCAACGGCGGGGAGGCCCAGCGCCTGGACACCGACGGCGGCGGTCAGGGCCGCCTCGCGCTCACCCGCCGCTTCCCCAAGGGTGTCGTCCTCGGCATCGCGCCATTCAACTTCCCGCTGAACCTGTGCGCCCACAAGGTCGCCCCCGCGATCGCCGCCGGTGTCCCGATCATCCTCAAGCCGGCCCCGGCCACCCCGCTGTCCGGTCTGATCCTCGGTGAGCTGCTGGCCGAGACCGAGCTGCCCGCCGGTTCCTGGTCGGTCCTGCCGGTCTCCAACGACCGGATGCCCGCCCTGGTCCAGGACGAGCGGCTGCCGGTCATCTCCTTCACCGGCTCCGAGAAGGTCGGCTACGCGATCATGGACTCGGTGCCGCGCAAGCACTGCACCCTGGAGCTGGGCGGCAACGGCGCGGCCGTCGTCCTCGCCGACTGGGCGAGCGACGAGGACCTGGACTGGGCGGCGACCCGCATCGCCACCTTCTCCAACTACCAGGGCGGCCAGTCCTGCATCTCGGTGCAGCGCGTGATCGCCGACGCCGCCGTCTACGACCGGCTGCTGCCGCGGGTCGTCGCCGCCGTCGAGGCCCAGGTCACCGGTGACCCGTCCGACCCGAAGACGGACGTCGGCCCGCTGGTCAGCGAGGACGCCGCGCGCCGCGTCGAGTCCTGGGTGCGGGAGGCCGCCGACGCCGGCGCCACCGTGCTCACCGGCGGCAAGCGCGACGGCGCCTCCTACGCGCCGACCGTGCTCACCGGCGTACCCGCCGACACCACCCTCGCCCGCGAGGAGGTCTTCGGCCCGGTCCTGACCGTGCAGAAGGTGAACGGCGAGGCCGAGGCGTTCGCCGCGGTCAACGACTCCAAGTACGGCCTCCAGGCAGGCGTGTTCACCCACGACGTGCAGACCGCCTTCCGGGCCCACCGGGCCCTTGAGGTCGGCGGCGTGGTCGTCGGCGACGTGCCGTCCTACCGCGCCGACCAGATGCCCTACGGCGGCGCCAAGCAGTCCGGCGTCGGCCGCGAGGGCGTGCGCTACGCCATGGACGACTACACCTACGAGCGCGTCCTCGTCCTGACGGGCCTGGCCCTCTAG
- a CDS encoding acyl-CoA dehydrogenase family protein, which produces MTAPATSSPTVSEREARQVAEAAREQHWRKPSFAKELFLGRLRLDLVHPHPLPADDDVRRGEAFLARLREFCETRVDSARIEREARIPDEVVTGLKELGALGMKIDTRYGGLGLTQVYYNRALALAGSASPALGALLSAHQSIGVPQPLKLFGTQEQKDAFLPRCARTDISAFLLTEPDVGSDPARLATTAVPDGDAYVLDGVKLWTTNGVVADLLVVMARVPRSEGHRGGITAFVVEAAAEGVTVEHRNAFMGLRGIENGVTRFHRVRVPAAHRIGEEGQGLKIALTTLNTGRLSLPAMCVGAGKWCLKIAREWSGVREQWGKPVALHEAVGSKISFIAATTFALEAVLELSSQMADEDRNDIRIEAALAKLYGSEMAWRMADELVQIRGGRGFETADSLAARGERAVPAEQMLRDLRINRIFEGSTEIMHLLIAREAVDAHLAVAGDLIDPAKSLPDKARAGGRAGVFYARWLPKLVAGPGQLPGSYAEFHPRGHIDLSGHLRYVERHARKLARATFYAMSRWQGRMESRQGFLGRVVDIGAELFAMSAACVRAELLRTRGEHGREAYQLADAFCRQSRVRVGELFDRLWTNTDDIDRTVVRGVLGGVYEWLEQGIVDPSDDGPWIAEPEPGPSTRENVHRPIR; this is translated from the coding sequence ATGACCGCACCAGCGACCAGCAGCCCCACCGTGAGCGAGCGCGAGGCCCGGCAGGTGGCGGAGGCCGCCCGGGAGCAGCACTGGCGCAAGCCCAGCTTCGCCAAGGAGCTCTTCCTCGGCCGCCTGCGGCTCGACCTCGTCCACCCGCACCCGCTCCCGGCCGACGACGACGTCCGGCGCGGCGAGGCGTTCCTGGCCCGGCTCCGCGAGTTCTGCGAGACCCGGGTCGACTCCGCCCGCATCGAGCGCGAGGCGCGCATCCCCGACGAGGTCGTCACCGGGCTGAAGGAGCTGGGCGCCCTCGGCATGAAGATCGACACCAGGTACGGCGGCCTCGGCCTCACCCAGGTGTACTACAACCGGGCGCTCGCCCTGGCCGGTTCCGCCAGCCCCGCGCTCGGCGCGCTGCTGTCCGCGCATCAGTCGATCGGCGTACCGCAGCCGCTGAAACTCTTCGGCACCCAGGAGCAGAAGGACGCCTTCCTGCCGCGCTGCGCCCGCACCGACATCTCCGCCTTCCTGCTCACCGAGCCGGACGTCGGCTCCGACCCGGCCCGGCTGGCGACCACGGCCGTGCCGGACGGGGACGCGTACGTGCTGGACGGCGTGAAGCTGTGGACGACCAACGGGGTCGTCGCCGACCTCCTCGTCGTCATGGCGCGGGTGCCGAGGTCCGAGGGCCACCGGGGCGGCATCACCGCCTTCGTCGTCGAGGCCGCCGCCGAGGGCGTCACGGTCGAGCACCGCAACGCGTTCATGGGCCTGCGCGGCATCGAGAACGGCGTCACCCGCTTCCACCGGGTCCGCGTCCCGGCCGCGCACCGCATCGGCGAGGAGGGCCAGGGCCTGAAGATCGCCCTGACCACCCTCAACACCGGGCGGCTCTCCCTGCCCGCGATGTGCGTGGGCGCGGGCAAGTGGTGCCTGAAGATCGCCCGCGAGTGGTCGGGGGTGCGCGAGCAGTGGGGCAAGCCGGTCGCGCTGCACGAGGCGGTCGGCTCCAAGATCTCCTTCATCGCCGCCACCACCTTCGCCCTGGAGGCCGTCCTCGAACTGTCCTCCCAGATGGCCGACGAGGACCGCAACGACATCCGCATCGAGGCCGCCCTCGCCAAGCTCTACGGCTCCGAGATGGCCTGGCGGATGGCCGACGAACTGGTGCAGATCCGCGGCGGCCGCGGCTTCGAGACGGCCGACTCCCTCGCCGCCCGCGGCGAACGCGCCGTCCCCGCCGAGCAGATGCTGCGCGACCTGCGCATCAACCGCATCTTCGAGGGCTCCACCGAGATCATGCACCTGCTGATCGCACGCGAGGCCGTCGACGCGCACCTCGCGGTCGCCGGCGACCTCATCGACCCCGCCAAATCCCTGCCGGACAAGGCGCGCGCGGGCGGGCGCGCCGGTGTCTTCTACGCCAGGTGGCTGCCGAAGCTCGTCGCGGGCCCCGGCCAACTCCCGGGCTCGTACGCCGAGTTCCATCCGCGCGGGCACATCGACCTCTCCGGCCATCTGCGCTACGTCGAACGCCACGCCCGCAAGCTCGCCCGCGCCACCTTCTACGCCATGTCCCGCTGGCAGGGCCGGATGGAGAGCAGGCAGGGCTTCCTCGGCCGGGTCGTCGACATCGGCGCCGAACTGTTCGCGATGAGCGCCGCCTGCGTACGCGCCGAACTCCTGCGCACCCGCGGCGAGCACGGCCGTGAGGCGTACCAGCTCGCCGACGCCTTCTGCCGCCAGTCCCGCGTCCGCGTCGGCGAACTCTTCGACCGGCTGTGGACCAACACCGACGACATCGACCGCACGGTCGTCAGGGGCGTCCTCGGCGGTGTCTACGAGTGGCTGGAGCAGGGCATCGTCGACCCCTCGGACGACGGCCCCTGGATCGCGGAGCCGGAACCCGGCCCGAGCACACGGGAGAACGTCCACCGGCCGATCCGCTAG
- the dxr gene encoding 1-deoxy-D-xylulose-5-phosphate reductoisomerase yields MSDSPAPLADPHLVFDPAGDGPRDVVVLGSTGSIGTQAIDLVLRHPDRFRVTALSANGGRVGLLAEQAFRLRARTVAVARADVVPALREALAAQYGGGEPLPEILAGPDAATQLAASDCHTVLNGITGSIGLAPTLAALKAGRTLALANKESLIVGGPLVKALAAPGQIIPVDSEHAALFQALAAGTRAEVRKLVVTASGGPFRGRTKEDLAHVTVEDALAHPTWAMGPVITVNSATLVNKGLEVIEAHLLYDIPFEHIEVVVHPQSYVHSMVEFTDGSTLAQATPPDMRGPIAIGLGWPERVPDAAPAFDWSKASTWEFFPLDTEAFPSVGLARHVGRLAGTAPAVFNAANEECVDAFLRGALPFNGIMETVTQVVEEHGTPATGTTLTVPDVLEAETWARSRARELTAQSATAEARA; encoded by the coding sequence ATGAGCGACAGTCCAGCCCCTCTCGCCGATCCGCATCTCGTCTTCGACCCCGCAGGCGACGGACCCAGGGACGTGGTCGTCCTCGGGTCCACCGGATCCATCGGTACCCAGGCCATCGACCTCGTGCTGCGCCACCCGGACCGCTTCCGGGTCACCGCCCTGTCCGCCAACGGCGGCCGGGTCGGTCTCCTCGCCGAGCAGGCGTTCCGGCTGCGGGCGCGGACCGTGGCCGTGGCCCGCGCGGACGTCGTACCGGCCCTGCGCGAGGCGCTGGCCGCGCAGTACGGCGGTGGCGAACCGCTTCCCGAGATCCTCGCCGGGCCCGACGCGGCCACCCAGCTCGCCGCCTCCGACTGCCACACCGTCCTCAACGGCATCACCGGCTCCATCGGCCTCGCCCCGACCCTCGCCGCCCTGAAGGCGGGCCGCACCCTCGCGCTCGCCAACAAGGAGTCGCTCATCGTCGGCGGCCCGCTGGTCAAGGCGCTCGCCGCGCCGGGGCAGATCATCCCGGTGGACTCCGAGCACGCCGCCCTCTTCCAGGCCCTCGCGGCCGGCACCAGGGCCGAGGTGCGCAAGCTCGTGGTCACCGCGTCCGGCGGCCCCTTCCGCGGCCGCACCAAGGAGGACCTGGCCCACGTCACCGTCGAGGACGCCCTCGCCCACCCCACCTGGGCGATGGGCCCGGTGATCACGGTGAACTCCGCCACCCTCGTCAACAAGGGCCTGGAGGTCATCGAGGCCCATCTGCTGTACGACATCCCCTTCGAACACATCGAGGTCGTCGTGCACCCGCAGTCGTACGTCCACTCGATGGTCGAGTTCACCGACGGCTCCACGCTCGCCCAGGCGACGCCCCCCGACATGCGCGGGCCCATCGCCATCGGCCTCGGCTGGCCCGAACGGGTGCCCGACGCGGCGCCCGCCTTCGACTGGAGCAAGGCTTCCACCTGGGAGTTCTTCCCGCTCGACACCGAAGCCTTCCCCTCGGTCGGCCTCGCCCGGCACGTCGGCCGGCTCGCGGGCACCGCCCCGGCCGTGTTCAATGCGGCCAACGAGGAGTGCGTCGACGCGTTCCTGCGCGGCGCGCTGCCGTTCAACGGGATCATGGAGACCGTGACACAGGTGGTCGAGGAACACGGCACCCCCGCCACGGGAACTACTCTGACCGTGCCGGACGTCCTCGAAGCGGAGACCTGGGCCCGCTCCCGCGCCCGGGAACTGACAGCGCAATCGGCGACCGCGGAGGCGCGTGCATGA